A part of Cannabis sativa cultivar Pink pepper isolate KNU-18-1 chromosome 6, ASM2916894v1, whole genome shotgun sequence genomic DNA contains:
- the LOC133039057 gene encoding uncharacterized protein LOC133039057 isoform X1, protein MQDALVTKSRHSAAPLTQQQQEPTRHIREPLSQEVQQPVIRGHHLNEVYKIVSTWPNNANVKVSIERHIFDLDMSGLYISKEDILDFIFNKKIGQGIITCYMRILYQWLVQHNRQQLFQFVNPNEVATRFTSLDARVSSLYRRIKKMSNNQQYMVTPWIDGEHWMLILLVPDSYWLCFMDPKNSHLSNRPDIRETVTLAFQTYYRAIRKEIPPKLKVRRPTCPHQLEDTECGYYVMKMMKDLIQASNRKHFLAELSDANYTEEEIDEVKEHWASEMLSVIQAYRR, encoded by the exons atgcAGGATGCTCTAGTTACCAAATCAAGACACTCAGCAGCACCATTAACCCAACAACAACAAGAGCCTACACGTCATATTCGTGAACCTCTGTCACAAGAAGTGCAACAACCTGTAATTAGAGGTCATCATTTGAATGAGGTTTATAAAATTGTATCGACGTGGCCTAACAATGCGAATGTGAAAGTATCCATTGAAAGACACATATTTGATCTAGATATGTCAGGCTTGTACATATCGAAGGAAGACATCTTGGactttattttcaacaaaaagATTGGGCAAGGTATCATCACGTGCTACATGAG GATACTATATCAATGGCTCGTACAACATAATCGCCAACAATTGTTTCAATTTGTTAATCCGAATGAAGTAGCCACTCGTTTTACATCGCTTGATGCACGTGTCTCTTCTTTGTATAGACGTATCAAAAAAATGTCAAATAATCAGCAGTACATGGTCACTCCTTGGATTGATgg TGAGCATTGGATGTTGATATTATTAGTGCCCGACTCTTATTGGTTATGTTTCATGGATCCTAAAAACTCACACTTGAGTAATCGACCTGATATTAGAGAGACGGTCACATTGGCATTTCAAACTTACTACAGGGCGATAAGGAAAGAAATTCCACCGAAGCTAAAAGTTCGACGCCCAACT TGTCCACATCAACTGGAAGACACCGAATGTGGATATTATGTAATGAAGATGATGAAAGATTTAATTCAAGCTTCGAACCGGAAACACTTTTTGGCCGAG TTAAGTGATGCAAATTATACAGAAGAAGAAATTGATGAAGTGAAAGAGCATTGGGCAAGTGAGATGTTATCGGTTATTCAAGCTTACCGACGTtag
- the LOC133039057 gene encoding uncharacterized protein LOC133039057 isoform X2 gives MQDALVTKSRHSAAPLTQQQQEPTRHIREPLSQEVQQPVIRGHHLNEVYKIVSTWPNNANVKVSIERHIFDLDMSGLYISKEDILDFIFNKKIGQGIITCYMRILYQWLVQHNRQQLFQFVNPNEVATRFTSLDARVSSLYRRIKKMSNNQQYMVTPWIDGEHWMLILLVPDSYWLCFMDPKNSHLSNRPDIRETVTLAFQTYYRAIRKEIPPKLKVRRPTLSDANYTEEEIDEVKEHWASEMLSVIQAYRR, from the exons atgcAGGATGCTCTAGTTACCAAATCAAGACACTCAGCAGCACCATTAACCCAACAACAACAAGAGCCTACACGTCATATTCGTGAACCTCTGTCACAAGAAGTGCAACAACCTGTAATTAGAGGTCATCATTTGAATGAGGTTTATAAAATTGTATCGACGTGGCCTAACAATGCGAATGTGAAAGTATCCATTGAAAGACACATATTTGATCTAGATATGTCAGGCTTGTACATATCGAAGGAAGACATCTTGGactttattttcaacaaaaagATTGGGCAAGGTATCATCACGTGCTACATGAG GATACTATATCAATGGCTCGTACAACATAATCGCCAACAATTGTTTCAATTTGTTAATCCGAATGAAGTAGCCACTCGTTTTACATCGCTTGATGCACGTGTCTCTTCTTTGTATAGACGTATCAAAAAAATGTCAAATAATCAGCAGTACATGGTCACTCCTTGGATTGATgg TGAGCATTGGATGTTGATATTATTAGTGCCCGACTCTTATTGGTTATGTTTCATGGATCCTAAAAACTCACACTTGAGTAATCGACCTGATATTAGAGAGACGGTCACATTGGCATTTCAAACTTACTACAGGGCGATAAGGAAAGAAATTCCACCGAAGCTAAAAGTTCGACGCCCAACT TTAAGTGATGCAAATTATACAGAAGAAGAAATTGATGAAGTGAAAGAGCATTGGGCAAGTGAGATGTTATCGGTTATTCAAGCTTACCGACGTtag